AGAGCCGATGTTGTAAGAGTCGGTGGCTTTGAAGGGGAAAATGAGGGATTTTGCAGTTCAAGAAGCATAATGCAGCAGATTTTAAAGAAACGCTGCAATGAAGAGAAAGAAGAATAAATATCCAAAAATAATTTCGGTTTATACCAATTCCGGTTTGTTACAAAAAAACTCAATATTTTTCACTCAAGAACTGCCTTCCAGATTTGATTAGTCTCAATCATTATCCAGTATTCCGAAAGCTCTTTTTTACACTCACGATATTTGGGACAGAATCGTTCAACAATCCTCCAGAAGTTTTTGGAATGATTGTGCTCTTCGATATGGGATAGTTCATGTATGATAATATAATCACGAAGATGTGGAGGAAGGGCGGCCAGTCTTAGATTAAAGTTAAGTGTTTTTTGTGACGAGCATGATGCCCACCTGGTTTTCTGTTTCCTAATCGAAAATTTACCATGTGACAATCCCATCTCTTTTGAAATAACAGACAATCTGTTTTCCAGATCATCCTTTAGTTTTTTTTGCAAAAAAGTCCTGAAAGAGCTTACAGACGTGTATGAAACAGTCATTACCTCATAATCAAAAAAACACCTGTTTAAAGAATCCTCTGATTTCAGTTTGAAATACTGTCCGCAATAAAGCATTTTATATGAGTTTTCACTATACTTGTTAAAAATATCACTTCTCTTCTCAATATGCTTTAAAATCCAGTCTTTTTTTTCTTCAAGCAAAGGATTTACATCATAACCTTCAGGTGCAACGACACGAATCAAACAGCTGGAAAGAACCGAAAGACGGATGTTTTTCACAGGTTTTCTTACAACCTCTACTTCAATGCCTTCATATTTCATGACTTTGATTAATAATATAAATTTATAACTAAAAAATAGTGGTTTAATCTGAAATTTTCAGGAAATTTCATGGGTTTTCATCATCCCAATTGGACTTTGGACATGAGGCCTTCTCTTAACTGTTATTCCATAGTGCCTGGAAAGCATCTCCCTTACCTTGTCAGATTCTATCCACCCGGCATCAAGCTTTGTTACTATTTCATCTATTTCATGTGCCTGAGATATTATTTTGTTTCCCAGATCCCCACCATGTAAATCTGCAAGACCAATTATCGCCTGAAGAGGATTTCTTACATGATCGTTTAAAATCGCAAACTGCTCCATATTCTTTTCTATCTGGAAAAATGCCTCTTTTTTAAGCTCTTCAAGGTGGAAATTCTTTGTCCTGTCCCGGAAAATTGTAACTACCTGAATAACCTCCCCATTGTCAAAAATAGGAGTTTTAATTACTTCATAATAAGTGAGTTTACCATTAATCCGGTGCTTTATTGTTGTATCAAGAGATTCTCCGGATGTGAAAACATATCTGTATTCAAGCCCGAGTCTGCCAGGAAGGAAGGGTGCTACATCACCAAGTTTTTTCCCGGTAATTTCATCATCAAAATAAATTTCAGAGACGATGTCTGCAAAGAATTGATTGTAAATTACAATCTCCATCTCTTTATTTACAACAACAACACCATCAGGAATTGAATTTATTGTGCTTCTGTATTGTACTTCAGATTCATGTATAAGACGCCTCATCTTTTCTGCAGCCGATATATTTCTGCCATAAACCAAAATAAACGAACAATCTCCAAATTTAACTCCATTTGCGGTAAGCTCAATTAGTTCATAGCATCCTTCAACCTCTAAAAAAACATTCAGTTTTGTATCATCACCCATCAAAACTATTCCGTCAGGACCTTTTATTGAAAAAATATCAGATATTTTATTTTTAAAGACATCAGAATTTTTCTTTTCAATATTTTTGATTGCAACAGGATTTGCATAAAATATTTTTCCATCAGGATATGATACTGCAAATACCATCTCAGATGATACAGAAAAAAGACAGCTCATACTCCTTGAAATTACATCGCAGTCACCATAGGGACAATATTCTGCCGGCATATCATCAGCTGAAATATTATTTCGACCTGATTCATCTGATTTTTTTGAGCCTGAATCAAAGATATATTCAGCAGAAGGAATTTCTTTGCCAGGATTATTAAGCATAAAACAAAGATCTGAAACTGCCTGTTTAATTCCTTCATCAACTGAAGGCGAACAAGTACATTCATAAAGATCCCGTTTATTCAATTTATCCCGTCCTTGTATAATTAAAAAAATTATCTTATTTTTTTAAATGACCTGAATATCTAACAGCATTCTCTATATTCATCATATGATGATTAAATAACTTTTGATTTATTCCATCATTTGCATAAATTAATGCATATCAATATGGATTGTGATTAGAGATAAAAAGATTTAAAAGAGGTATTTTTTAATATACATGAAAGTTACTTCGTAACTTACATGAAACAGTTAGCATGAAAAAAATTATCATGGACGTTTTTAGTAAACCTTGTTATTTTCCCAGTATTCCACAATCTCGGCTCCGCCTATGAATACAAGACCCTTTTTCTCTGCATATTTCATAGCATCAGCCTTGGTAAGTGCTCTTCCTGTATTGTCATCAAGCATCTCACATATAGTAATGCAGGGATTTATTCCCCCGATTTCTGCAAGTGCAATTGAAAGTTCGGTCTGACCACGCCTTTTGTCCAGAAGCTGTTCATTGGCACGGAGTGTTGCCATATGTCCGGGAGTTCTGAACTCTGATGAAAAATCAAGTGCTCCTCCATTCATTGCATGCTTAACATGCTCAGAAAGTTTGTTAGCCGTTAGTGCCCTGTCAATATCAGTGACTCCGGTAAATGTGTCACGATGATTTACCCAAAGAGAAAACGAAGAGTGATTTGACTTATCATATGGAATATCACCCTCTTTTTCTGCGACATTTGTCATCTTTAGAGCATCGCTTGCAAAAGGAAGACCCATTTTTTCAGCCGCCTTTGCATGTATGGAAGTACAGATAAGCCCGCCTGCATCCTTTCTCATCTCTCTTATGTGTGCAGGAGTTATTAAATCAGAGCGGATTGCAAAATCTGTTTCACCCTCTCTGTCTGCAAAATCATATATCAGAACAAATTCACCGTTTTTCAATGCCTCTATTGCTTTTTCTATCATGTTAGACAAACCTCAACTTTTATGCGACTTCCATCTGTAAGATTCAGCTTCTCACGAAGACGAACTTCAGAAATTACTTCTATTATATCATCAGGATAGTGTGATCTTCCGGGAACTATTATTGCGCACCTGTAGCCATTAATTCTGCATAAAAGGCATCTGGCACTTCCAAAGGTTCTGTCATCGTCAGTAAAACCATCAATATCAACCCATCCATGAAGCTCGGCCTTTTTTCTTGTCGAAACTCCTGCGGGATCAATTCTGATGTTAAGAGTCCCGGGATACGGCTCAAACCCAAGCTTTTCACGGAATTGTTTTACATATCCGGGAATGCTTACATAATAACGCCCTTCTCCAAGCCCGCTTATCACTTCACCTTCGATCCATAACACACCGGCGTTGTCTTCAAAGAGTTTTTTATAATCGACATACTCTTTTTTAAGCAGATCTTCACCGGCTCTTGTTATTGAAAAATACTGACCATCAGGTCTTACATTACGGATTATAAGATTCTCTTTCTCAAGAGCCGCCAGACGGCGTGAAACAGTCATGGCAGTCATATTAAAGGAATCAGCAACCTTTTGTGAGGAACCAAAAACTTGTCCGTTAAGACCGCCCACAAGTCCAATTTTTTTCAGAAACAGGAGATCTTCAGCACTAACCATCTTAATATCATAATTGTTATGCTTAACATATATGATTTTTGATTGTAACCCAATCTACAAATTTACCTGAATTCCTAAATACAACAATAAAAACGTTCATGAAATTATCATTTCATGCTAACTGTTTCATGTAAGTTATGAAGTAACTTTCATGTGAATTTTAAAATGTTTTTCGTGAAATGACGAATAGGTTTTCGCTAATTATATAATGTATTAAAACCTCATATACATACATGAAATCCGCACTGCGTAACCGTCTTGCCGAAAAAATGGCAGGAGAGATTACAATGTCAGAGTCTCCGGGTGATGCACTTCGGAAATGGAGAATCAATTTCAACATCACTCCGGGCGCACTGGCAGAAAAACTTGGATTTTCACCATCTGTCATCTCAGATTATGAAGGCGGCAGGAGGAAAAGTCCCGGAACTGCAGTTGTTGGAAAGATTGTCGCTACTATTCTATCTATTGATGAGGAGAACGGCGGACGCTACATGAAGAAGTACGCAAATATCCTCTACAGCGATTTTGATGATGATGTAATCTACGATATGCACGATTACG
The genomic region above belongs to Methanomicrobium antiquum and contains:
- a CDS encoding M48 family metallopeptidase yields the protein MKYEGIEVEVVRKPVKNIRLSVLSSCLIRVVAPEGYDVNPLLEEKKDWILKHIEKRSDIFNKYSENSYKMLYCGQYFKLKSEDSLNRCFFDYEVMTVSYTSVSSFRTFLQKKLKDDLENRLSVISKEMGLSHGKFSIRKQKTRWASCSSQKTLNFNLRLAALPPHLRDYIIIHELSHIEEHNHSKNFWRIVERFCPKYRECKKELSEYWIMIETNQIWKAVLE
- a CDS encoding PAS domain-containing protein gives rise to the protein MNKRDLYECTCSPSVDEGIKQAVSDLCFMLNNPGKEIPSAEYIFDSGSKKSDESGRNNISADDMPAEYCPYGDCDVISRSMSCLFSVSSEMVFAVSYPDGKIFYANPVAIKNIEKKNSDVFKNKISDIFSIKGPDGIVLMGDDTKLNVFLEVEGCYELIELTANGVKFGDCSFILVYGRNISAAEKMRRLIHESEVQYRSTINSIPDGVVVVNKEMEIVIYNQFFADIVSEIYFDDEITGKKLGDVAPFLPGRLGLEYRYVFTSGESLDTTIKHRINGKLTYYEVIKTPIFDNGEVIQVVTIFRDRTKNFHLEELKKEAFFQIEKNMEQFAILNDHVRNPLQAIIGLADLHGGDLGNKIISQAHEIDEIVTKLDAGWIESDKVREMLSRHYGITVKRRPHVQSPIGMMKTHEIS
- the ribB gene encoding 3,4-dihydroxy-2-butanone-4-phosphate synthase, whose product is MIEKAIEALKNGEFVLIYDFADREGETDFAIRSDLITPAHIREMRKDAGGLICTSIHAKAAEKMGLPFASDALKMTNVAEKEGDIPYDKSNHSSFSLWVNHRDTFTGVTDIDRALTANKLSEHVKHAMNGGALDFSSEFRTPGHMATLRANEQLLDKRRGQTELSIALAEIGGINPCITICEMLDDNTGRALTKADAMKYAEKKGLVFIGGAEIVEYWENNKVY
- a CDS encoding DUF120 domain-containing protein, translated to MVSAEDLLFLKKIGLVGGLNGQVFGSSQKVADSFNMTAMTVSRRLAALEKENLIIRNVRPDGQYFSITRAGEDLLKKEYVDYKKLFEDNAGVLWIEGEVISGLGEGRYYVSIPGYVKQFREKLGFEPYPGTLNIRIDPAGVSTRKKAELHGWVDIDGFTDDDRTFGSARCLLCRINGYRCAIIVPGRSHYPDDIIEVISEVRLREKLNLTDGSRIKVEVCLT